A window of Zingiber officinale cultivar Zhangliang chromosome 5A, Zo_v1.1, whole genome shotgun sequence contains these coding sequences:
- the LOC121980207 gene encoding nuclear pore complex protein NUP1-like translates to MISSTLASQPPDEIISTNLEAKPSNESPLGSNSSNHDNTAIFKFGNNSSVLAAVAQFPSADCVVASTSLSNSAVGSTAASSLPPDSSRNQSSFAAKTLSDASNNLKFISSKSNKLDLLYPDNSVNSLPSVTGFGGIRATQTESPTSKNSASVNLFKSTSGNGANSSFDTATPRVPSFGNSSATASNPFPSASGSHSTFSPTFLGASNNKFSFSSTKVDNIASSDLYNGCKISSSAIAPGFAETLPTQAQNGSSDVLASQVQLTSGQRASGCSVSAAPCISSFAITSASPASSLFLHAGGSQPAVAPTTLSGASNNLFSFSSKPKDTGLSVLDKSAKTFPGVSDTEFGGIPRTQVLSGTSLISSSWPNQSQSSCSSTIGMNISSSSGLGSSPFVTTHTNSKLLNPTSSFPMGSGLSSPSTDAAATATATATTTSPLATSSNVFGLNSQPPTLPASSLFAASASSESSGFAFATPFIFNSTSNLASSFSPAASTSVSSRHPTFGLQNSAVGVSTSGDNEMSIEESMNGDNNQSAGNMFQQFGQPGSAAAPAFSAPAAQSASPFFQFASKQNPTLPSSAPPQFQPSGSMELPQGGSFAMGSGGGGGDKSSRRIIKVRKDKMRKR, encoded by the coding sequence ATGATTTCTTCTACTTTGGCATCTCAACCACCGGATGAAATTATTAGTACAAATTTGGAAGCCAAGCCTAGCAATGAATCACCGTTGGGATCTAATAGTTCCAATCATGATAACACTGCAATTTTCAAATTTGGAAATAATTCTTCTGTACTAGCTGCAGTGGCTCAGTTTCCAAGTGCTGACTGTGTTGTGGCATCAACTAGTCTTTCAAATTCTGCAGTTGGTTCTACTGCTGCATCAAGTTTGCCTCCAGATAGCAGCAGAAACCAATCTTCTTTTGCTGCAAAAACATTATCAGATGCAAGCAACAATCTTAAGTTTATTTCATCGAAGTCAAATAAGTTAGACTTATTGTATCCAGACAACAGTGTCAACAGCTTGCCTAGTGTTACTGGATTTGGTGGAATTCGTGCAACTCAAACTGAAAGTCCAACCTCAAAAAATTCTGCTTCAGTGAATCTGTTCAAATCAACTTCTGGAAACGGAGCTAACAGTAGCTTTGATACGGCAACACCCAGAGTCCCAAGCTTTGGAAACAGTTCTGCTACTGCATCAAATCCGTTCCCAAGTGCCAGCGGGAGCCACTCTACTTTTTCGCCAACTTTCTTAGGTGCAAGCAACAATAAGTTTAGTTTCAGTTCAACAAAAGTTGATAATATAGCCTCATCAGATCTATACAATGGTTGCAAAATCTCTTCTAGTGCCATTGCCCCTGGGTTTGCTGAAACTCTCCCAACTCAAGCTCAAAATGGAAGCTCTGATGTTTTAGCAAGTCAGGTCCAGTTAACTTCTGGCCAAAGAGCTAGCGGTTGCTCTGTTTCTGCTGCACCCTGTATCTCAAGCTTTGCAATAACTTCTGCTTCTCCTGCATCTAGTCTGTTTCTGCATGCTGGTGGAAGCCAACCTGCTGTTGCACCGACAACATTATCAGGTGCAAGCAACAACCTTTTCAGTTTTAGCTCCAAACCCAAAGACACTGGCTTATCAGTACTCGACAAGAGTGCAAAGACCTTTCCTGGTGTTTCTGATACAGAATTTGGTGGAATTCCTCGAACTCAAGTTCTAAGTGGAACCTCACTTATTTCTAGCAGTTGGCCAAATCAGTCCCAGTCGTCCTGCTCTTCAACTATCGGAATGAACATTTCTTCCTCATCAGGTTTAGGCAGCTCACCTTTTGTAACAACACATACAAATTCCAAACTGTTAAACCCGACTTCATCTTTCCCCATGGGTTCTGGTTTGTCCAGTCCCAGTACTGATGCTGCTGCTACTGCTACTGCTACTGCTACTACTACCTCTCCATTGGCAACGAGCTCTAATGTCTTCGGTTTGAATTCTCAACCACCAACATTGCCCGCTTCTAGTCTTTTTGCTGCAAGCGCATCTTCTGAAAGTTCTGGATTTGCATTTGCCACACCATTTATATTTAATTCAACATCGAATCTGGCATCTTCTTTTAGTCCTGCTGCTAGTACATCAGTTTCTTCCAGACATCCCACATTTGGCTTGCAGAATTCAGCAGTTGGTGTTAGTACATCTGGAGACAATGAGATGAGTATTGAGGAAAGCATGAATGGGGACAATAACCAGTCAGCGGGTAATATGTTTCAACAGTTTGGCCAACCAGGATCAGCAGCTGCACCAGCATTCAGCGCTCCGGCAGCTCAATCTGCTTCACCCTTCTTTCAGTTTGCTAGTAAGCAGAATCCCACACTTCCGTCGTCGGCTCCACCACAATTTCAACCATCTGGCAGTATGGAGCTCCCTCAAGGAGGAAGTTTTGCCATGGGGAGTGGTGGTGGGGGTGGCGACAAGTCCAGCCGCAGAATAATAAAGGTTCGAAAAGACAAGATGCGGAAAAGGTAG